A portion of the Chryseobacterium tructae genome contains these proteins:
- a CDS encoding NAD(P)/FAD-dependent oxidoreductase, protein MTQNKGKALIIGAGIAGLSSAYYLLQKGWEVEILEQNDLTNNCSYGNAGMIVPSHFTPLAAPGVVAQGIRWMFDSKSPFYVKPSLSTQLLSWGLKFLKHSNQNHVDRSATAIRDLNLASSSLYNEIAQNPEFDFELNQNGILMLYKTEKVAEEETELAHKAISLGLPVEILDKKGIQELEPNAQLDVIGGINYKCDGHMNPMKLMKQMISYLKSSGVIFHTQHKVTGYEIAGKTINAIIANGKKFSADRFVMTGGSFLPELAQKAGIKIELMPGKGYSFMHTPENPIHRLEHAALLLEARVAVTPMNGHIRFGGTMELASHQDKINMKRVEGIVQSIPKYLPDFQVKLPKESEIWFGYRPCAPDGLPYLGQSSQLKNLIIAGGGGMMGLSLGPIFGKTVSELANDQKPTVEIKIFNPERFN, encoded by the coding sequence ATGACACAAAATAAAGGTAAAGCACTTATTATCGGTGCAGGAATAGCAGGACTCAGTTCAGCGTATTATCTTTTACAAAAAGGCTGGGAGGTAGAAATTCTGGAACAGAATGATCTTACTAATAATTGCTCTTATGGCAATGCAGGAATGATCGTACCCAGCCATTTCACTCCATTGGCAGCTCCCGGAGTTGTGGCACAGGGCATTCGCTGGATGTTTGACAGTAAAAGTCCGTTTTATGTGAAACCTTCACTCAGCACTCAATTATTATCCTGGGGTTTAAAATTTCTGAAACATTCCAATCAGAACCATGTAGACCGCTCAGCAACAGCCATCAGGGATCTTAATTTGGCAAGCAGCAGTCTTTATAATGAAATTGCCCAAAATCCTGAATTCGATTTTGAACTGAATCAAAACGGAATTCTGATGCTGTATAAAACGGAAAAAGTAGCCGAAGAGGAAACAGAACTTGCTCATAAAGCCATCAGTTTAGGATTGCCCGTTGAAATTCTTGATAAAAAAGGAATTCAGGAGCTAGAGCCTAATGCTCAACTGGATGTCATCGGAGGAATCAATTACAAATGTGACGGTCACATGAATCCCATGAAACTGATGAAACAAATGATTTCTTACCTTAAAAGTAGTGGTGTTATTTTCCACACACAGCATAAAGTAACAGGATATGAAATTGCAGGGAAAACCATAAATGCGATCATAGCCAATGGTAAAAAGTTTTCAGCAGACCGTTTTGTAATGACTGGAGGTTCATTTTTGCCGGAACTCGCCCAAAAAGCAGGGATTAAAATTGAATTGATGCCAGGGAAAGGTTATTCTTTCATGCATACTCCTGAGAACCCAATCCATAGATTGGAGCATGCTGCATTATTATTAGAAGCAAGAGTAGCGGTAACACCAATGAACGGGCATATCCGTTTTGGAGGAACTATGGAACTGGCTTCCCATCAGGATAAAATTAATATGAAAAGAGTAGAGGGAATCGTACAATCTATTCCTAAATATTTGCCAGATTTTCAGGTTAAATTACCCAAAGAATCGGAAATCTGGTTTGGTTACAGACCTTGTGCTCCGGATGGACTTCCATATCTGGGACAATCTTCCCAATTAAAAAACTTGATCATCGCAGGCGGCGGTGGCATGATGGGACTAAGTCTCGGACCTATTTTCGGAAAAACAGTTTCTGAGCTGGCCAATGACCAAAAGCCAACAGTTGAGATAAAGATATTCAACCCTGAAAGATTTAATTAG
- a CDS encoding aldehyde dehydrogenase family protein: MGSINPVFALPYLLENKAETLAKEYVSSLTLGAGQFCTNPGVFIAVKGESLDRFIAAIKNEIKEIIPSNMLHTGIYESFEKHKAIAVAQPDIDVIAAIETEEGKGSAAVIAANAQNFINNPVLSEEVFGPFGIIVTCENQEEFIQIAQKLKGQLTITVAATRDDIFENSALINLLKDKCGRLLFNGMPTGVEVVYAMQHGGPFPSTTDSRFTSVGPDAVKRFVRPISFQNWPNEFLPEELKNENPLQISRMVDGEIHSGSLKLETI, translated from the coding sequence ATGGGAAGTATCAATCCGGTATTTGCACTCCCATATCTTCTTGAAAATAAAGCAGAAACCTTAGCCAAAGAATATGTTTCCTCATTAACGTTAGGAGCAGGGCAATTTTGTACCAATCCGGGAGTATTTATTGCAGTTAAAGGAGAATCATTGGATCGTTTTATTGCTGCAATAAAAAATGAAATTAAAGAAATTATCCCCTCCAATATGCTTCATACAGGAATATATGAAAGTTTTGAAAAACATAAAGCAATCGCAGTAGCACAGCCTGATATTGATGTAATCGCAGCCATAGAAACAGAAGAAGGAAAAGGAAGTGCTGCTGTTATAGCAGCCAATGCCCAGAACTTTATCAATAATCCTGTATTGAGTGAAGAAGTGTTTGGTCCTTTTGGAATTATTGTCACTTGCGAAAATCAGGAAGAATTCATACAAATTGCTCAAAAATTAAAAGGTCAATTAACCATTACTGTAGCGGCAACTCGTGATGATATATTTGAAAACTCAGCATTGATCAATCTTTTGAAAGATAAATGTGGAAGATTATTATTCAACGGAATGCCTACCGGAGTAGAAGTTGTTTATGCGATGCAACATGGTGGGCCGTTTCCATCTACTACAGATTCCCGTTTTACGTCTGTAGGGCCAGATGCTGTTAAGCGATTTGTTCGTCCCATCTCATTTCAAAATTGGCCGAATGAATTTTTACCGGAAGAACTAAAGAACGAAAATCCTTTACAAATTAGCAGAATGGTGGATGGAGAAATTCATTCAGGATCATTAAAATTAGAAACAATATGA
- a CDS encoding aldehyde dehydrogenase family protein, with protein MIEETSKQNIDLSIQMASEAYQFLKNTTIKERAAFMNTVADQIEALGEELLTTAHTETSLPLARLTGEKARTVGQWRSYAKAVASGIYTEPRIDLAQPEKQKGDLRKYTIGLGPVVVFGASNFPFAFSTAGGDTASAIGAGCPVIVKAHPAHPMTSQIMADVITNAVKEFGWPEGIFSHITGTTYEIGAYLTQHQDIQAVAFTGSFSGGKALFDIANRRETLFRYLQKWEVSIRYLHSHIFLKIKQKP; from the coding sequence ATGATCGAAGAAACATCAAAACAAAATATTGATCTGAGCATTCAGATGGCTTCTGAAGCTTATCAATTCCTTAAAAATACAACGATAAAAGAACGGGCAGCATTTATGAATACTGTTGCCGATCAGATTGAAGCTTTAGGTGAAGAACTTTTAACTACCGCTCATACTGAAACCTCATTACCTCTGGCAAGACTTACAGGTGAAAAAGCAAGAACAGTAGGCCAATGGCGAAGTTATGCGAAAGCGGTAGCTTCCGGAATATATACAGAACCAAGAATTGATCTTGCCCAGCCTGAAAAACAGAAAGGAGATCTCAGAAAGTATACTATAGGATTAGGGCCTGTAGTGGTCTTTGGAGCCAGCAATTTTCCGTTTGCTTTTTCCACCGCAGGTGGTGATACTGCAAGTGCCATAGGAGCAGGATGTCCTGTGATTGTAAAAGCTCATCCGGCTCATCCTATGACCTCTCAAATCATGGCTGATGTTATAACGAATGCTGTAAAAGAATTCGGATGGCCGGAAGGTATTTTTAGCCATATTACCGGAACAACCTATGAGATTGGCGCTTATTTAACGCAGCATCAGGATATTCAGGCAGTAGCATTTACCGGTTCATTCAGTGGTGGCAAAGCATTGTTTGATATAGCCAACCGTCGGGAAACCCTATTCCGGTATTTGCAGAAATGGGAAGTATCAATCCGGTATTTGCACTCCCATATCTTCTTGAAAATAAAGCAGAAACCTTAG
- a CDS encoding AraC family transcriptional regulator, producing the protein MKSLQFSVPADTNKSIRIQEDIMPNFYPYFHRHTETQIMWILKGHGTLAIEQNLFTFEPGDIFYLGANQSHVFKGDFDENEKQKVHAISIFFDPDKKIAAFFDLPEFEELKNFIEHSKIGFQVASKLKANVGESMAALHKTQGIEQILDFIKILNHLMQNRHLHIPLSSEKNLPNHISDNDQRIIDAQTYIKKNFTQQKLTLDAIAKKACMTPQAFCRSFKKRTRITYIQYLNELRVQRACRLLTSSSMYSISSVAFNSGFNSLTNFNRVFKSIMKYSPKEYLKHYKEATMDHE; encoded by the coding sequence ATGAAGAGTCTTCAGTTCTCAGTTCCTGCCGATACCAACAAAAGTATCCGTATTCAGGAAGATATTATGCCTAATTTCTATCCTTATTTCCATCGGCATACGGAGACACAGATCATGTGGATCCTTAAAGGACATGGTACTCTGGCGATAGAACAAAACCTCTTTACCTTTGAACCCGGAGATATTTTTTATCTGGGTGCCAATCAATCCCACGTTTTCAAAGGAGATTTTGATGAAAATGAAAAGCAGAAAGTTCATGCCATTTCTATATTTTTTGATCCTGATAAAAAAATAGCTGCTTTTTTTGATTTACCTGAATTTGAAGAGCTTAAAAACTTCATTGAACACTCAAAAATAGGATTTCAGGTGGCATCAAAATTAAAAGCAAACGTGGGTGAGAGCATGGCAGCCCTGCACAAGACCCAAGGCATAGAACAGATTCTAGACTTTATAAAGATTCTTAATCACCTGATGCAAAACAGGCATCTGCATATTCCTTTATCTTCAGAAAAGAACCTTCCCAATCATATTTCTGACAATGACCAGAGAATTATTGATGCCCAAACTTATATTAAGAAAAATTTCACCCAGCAGAAACTTACTCTTGACGCGATTGCAAAAAAAGCATGTATGACACCACAGGCATTTTGCAGATCTTTTAAAAAACGTACCAGAATTACCTATATTCAATACCTTAATGAATTACGGGTGCAAAGAGCCTGCAGATTATTAACCTCCAGCAGTATGTACAGTATTTCTTCTGTTGCCTTTAACAGTGGATTCAACAGCCTTACCAATTTCAACCGGGTTTTTAAATCTATTATGAAATACTCCCCAAAAGAATATCTGAAGCATTATAAAGAAGCAACTATGGATCATGAATAA
- a CDS encoding aminopeptidase P family protein, which produces MFSAQTYQDRRAVLQSNVASGILLFLGNIENPVNFEHNPYYFRQDSTFLYYFGIQEPKIAAIIDIDENKTIVFGDELSIDDIVWMGRQETLKEKSQKSGVQETLPYSELSQYLLKAQASGRKVHYLPPYQPSNKILLTDLLGINIAALQPSVEMIKAVVKQRSIKEAQEIVQIEEAVNVSNEMHLLAMRMAKPGIKEYEIANAIQYLAANKECQMSYPPIVTINGGILHNHYRLNTLKDGDLFLNDSGAETAMGYAGDLTRTFPVSKAFSTKQKEIYEIVLNSFNNAHHLLKPGVKFIDIYLKASQYLVEGLVDLGLMRGNPEEAVKNNAHTLFFQCGLGHMMGLDVHDMEDLGEQYIGYTEEEPKDTQTFGLKSLRLGKALEPGFVVTVEPGIYMIPELIDIWQAENKNAEFINYDKVNEYRNFGGVRVEDDFLITDDGYQLLGGGLITTVEEIENYRAEYLA; this is translated from the coding sequence ATGTTTTCAGCACAGACTTATCAAGACAGAAGAGCCGTATTACAGAGCAATGTGGCTAGTGGAATTCTATTGTTTTTAGGAAATATAGAAAATCCTGTAAATTTTGAGCATAATCCTTATTATTTCCGTCAGGATAGTACTTTCTTGTATTATTTTGGAATTCAGGAGCCAAAGATTGCTGCTATTATTGATATTGATGAAAATAAAACCATTGTTTTCGGAGATGAACTGAGTATTGATGACATCGTATGGATGGGAAGACAGGAAACATTAAAAGAAAAGAGCCAAAAGTCTGGTGTACAGGAAACTTTACCCTATTCGGAACTTTCTCAATACCTTCTGAAAGCACAGGCATCCGGAAGAAAGGTACATTATCTTCCTCCTTATCAGCCTTCTAACAAAATCTTATTAACAGACCTTTTAGGGATTAATATTGCAGCATTACAGCCTTCTGTGGAAATGATTAAAGCTGTTGTAAAGCAACGTTCCATAAAAGAAGCCCAGGAAATTGTGCAGATCGAAGAAGCGGTGAATGTCTCTAATGAAATGCATTTACTGGCCATGCGAATGGCTAAACCGGGTATTAAAGAATACGAAATAGCCAATGCTATTCAATATCTTGCTGCTAATAAGGAGTGCCAGATGTCTTATCCGCCGATTGTTACCATCAATGGAGGCATACTTCACAATCATTATCGTCTGAATACCTTGAAAGATGGAGATCTTTTCCTAAATGATTCCGGAGCAGAAACAGCTATGGGATATGCAGGAGATTTAACAAGAACATTTCCTGTAAGCAAAGCCTTTAGCACAAAACAAAAAGAGATCTATGAAATTGTTCTGAATTCATTCAATAATGCTCATCATCTTTTGAAACCTGGAGTTAAATTTATAGATATTTATCTGAAAGCATCTCAGTATTTGGTAGAGGGACTTGTTGATTTAGGGTTAATGAGAGGTAATCCTGAAGAGGCGGTGAAAAATAACGCTCATACTCTGTTTTTCCAATGTGGATTGGGACATATGATGGGATTGGATGTACATGATATGGAAGATCTTGGCGAGCAGTATATTGGGTATACTGAAGAAGAGCCCAAAGATACCCAAACATTTGGTCTTAAATCTTTACGTTTAGGAAAGGCTTTGGAACCAGGTTTTGTAGTAACTGTTGAACCAGGAATTTACATGATCCCGGAACTGATTGATATCTGGCAGGCTGAAAATAAAAATGCAGAATTTATTAATTATGATAAAGTAAATGAATACCGAAATTTCGGTGGCGTTCGTGTAGAAGACGACTTCCTGATTACTGATGATGGGTACCAACTCCTTGGAGGTGGATTAATTACAACCGTTGAGGAAATTGAAAATTACAGAGCAGAATATTTAGCTTAA
- a CDS encoding prolyl oligopeptidase family serine peptidase: MAQDGYLYVSLENRGTPAPKGREWRKSIYRKIGQLNIRDQAMGAKALFAKWPYVDTSRVAVWGWSGGGSSTLNL, translated from the coding sequence ATGGCTCAGGATGGTTATCTGTACGTTTCCCTTGAAAACCGTGGAACACCAGCTCCTAAAGGACGTGAATGGAGAAAATCTATCTACCGTAAAATAGGACAACTTAACATTCGTGATCAGGCTATGGGAGCGAAGGCTCTGTTTGCAAAATGGCCGTATGTGGATACCTCCAGAGTGGCTGTATGGGGCTGGAGCGGTGGTGGTTCTTCCACATTAAATCTTTAG
- a CDS encoding alpha/beta hydrolase family protein, which produces MGLERWWFFHIKSLGQYPDIYQTGIAIAPVANQLFYDNIYQERYMGLPQENREDFVNGSPLAYAKNLKGNLLLVHGTGDDNVHYQNTEVYINELVKYNKQFQLMSYPNRTHSISEGEGTSLHLATMFTKYLKEHCPPGGR; this is translated from the coding sequence ATGGGGCTGGAGCGGTGGTGGTTCTTCCACATTAAATCTTTAGGACAATACCCCGATATTTACCAGACCGGAATTGCCATTGCTCCGGTGGCTAACCAATTATTCTATGATAACATCTATCAGGAACGTTATATGGGGCTTCCACAGGAAAACAGAGAAGATTTTGTAAATGGCTCTCCGTTGGCTTATGCTAAAAACCTGAAAGGAAATCTTTTATTGGTTCACGGAACAGGTGATGATAATGTACATTACCAAAATACAGAAGTTTATATTAATGAACTGGTAAAATACAACAAACAGTTTCAGTTGATGTCTTATCCTAACAGAACTCACTCTATCAGTGAAGGAGAAGGAACATCATTGCATTTAGCCACCATGTTTACCAAATATTTGAAAGAACATTGTCCTCCGGGAGGAAGATAA
- a CDS encoding DNA-3-methyladenine glycosylase translates to MKLPLTYYSNQDVLFLAQDLLGKVLFTKIDGEITAGIIVETEAYRGISDKASHAYGGRRTDRTETLYSHGGVSYVYLCYGIHHLFNVVTSVVDEPHAVLVRAIEPLIGSEIMEHRRNMPASKAAISSGPGSAAKALGIDRSFNKKDLQGHEIWIEDHGIRYTSDDIIAGSRIGVAYAQEDALLPWRFFVKGNKYVSKPNTL, encoded by the coding sequence TTGAAACTACCACTCACCTATTATTCCAATCAGGATGTTCTTTTTCTGGCTCAGGATCTTCTGGGAAAAGTACTTTTTACCAAAATTGATGGCGAAATAACTGCTGGAATCATTGTAGAAACGGAAGCGTACAGGGGAATCTCAGACAAAGCATCTCATGCTTATGGGGGCAGACGTACAGATCGTACAGAAACTTTATACAGCCATGGTGGCGTTTCATATGTTTACTTATGTTATGGAATCCATCACCTTTTTAATGTAGTGACTTCTGTGGTGGATGAGCCTCATGCCGTCTTGGTGAGAGCGATTGAACCTTTAATCGGAAGTGAAATTATGGAACACAGGAGAAACATGCCGGCTTCCAAAGCTGCAATCTCTTCTGGGCCCGGATCTGCTGCGAAAGCTTTGGGAATTGATCGTTCCTTTAATAAAAAAGATCTGCAGGGACATGAAATCTGGATTGAAGATCATGGAATTCGTTATACTTCTGATGATATTATTGCCGGATCTCGCATAGGAGTTGCTTATGCACAAGAAGATGCATTGTTACCATGGCGTTTTTTTGTAAAAGGAAATAAATACGTGAGTAAACCGAATACACTATAG
- the mug gene encoding G/U mismatch-specific DNA glycosylase, translating to MLTDIITSNLDVIFCGINPGLKSSNDGHHFSGRSNRFWKVLHQSGFTPYEIDAVNDTVILDFKCGLTTAVARATSRADELSKEEFDDALESFKAKITEFQPKYVAFLGKAAYKAFSKKKEIQWGLQPEDFCGVQVWVLPNPSGLNRGFLWMILLFIIKNFI from the coding sequence ATGTTAACAGATATCATTACTTCTAATCTCGATGTTATTTTTTGTGGAATTAATCCAGGTCTAAAATCATCAAATGATGGCCATCACTTTTCAGGGCGGAGCAATCGTTTCTGGAAAGTCCTCCATCAATCCGGATTTACTCCTTATGAAATTGATGCTGTAAATGATACTGTTATTTTAGACTTCAAATGCGGCTTAACAACAGCGGTTGCACGAGCAACGTCCCGGGCTGATGAACTTTCAAAAGAAGAGTTTGATGATGCTCTTGAGTCTTTTAAAGCCAAAATAACAGAATTTCAGCCTAAATATGTGGCTTTTCTTGGTAAGGCTGCCTATAAAGCCTTTTCTAAAAAGAAAGAAATTCAATGGGGTTTACAGCCAGAAGACTTTTGCGGGGTACAAGTTTGGGTGTTGCCTAATCCCAGTGGTTTAAACCGGGGATTTCTCTGGATGATCTTGTTGTTTATTATAAAGAACTTTATTTGA
- a CDS encoding LytR/AlgR family response regulator transcription factor: MIHQALKKYNCIIVEDEPIAAEILETFISRDPELNLIGKCADAVHAISLLGLHQVDLMFLDLHLPVIKGFDFLKKLKNPPLVIVTTAYHQYALEGYELDITDYLLKPIPYDRFVNAVGKFKYLMEAEDALLEIAERDYIFIHSGKKQVKIILQDIFYIESLREYIHIHTKTDTFTFKMPISKIEASLNPSIFTRIHKSYIISKPKIEVKSATIVQVKGKRLPIGRTYKPFIDL, translated from the coding sequence ATGATACATCAAGCTCTTAAAAAGTACAACTGCATTATTGTAGAAGACGAACCGATCGCCGCAGAAATTCTCGAAACTTTTATATCCCGGGATCCTGAACTGAACCTTATAGGCAAATGTGCTGATGCTGTTCATGCAATCAGTCTTTTGGGGCTTCATCAAGTAGATCTTATGTTTTTAGATCTGCATCTTCCCGTAATAAAGGGCTTTGATTTTTTAAAAAAGCTAAAGAATCCGCCATTGGTTATAGTAACTACTGCCTATCATCAATATGCTTTAGAAGGCTATGAACTGGATATTACAGATTATTTGCTTAAACCTATTCCTTATGACCGCTTTGTGAATGCTGTTGGGAAATTCAAGTATCTAATGGAAGCTGAAGATGCTTTATTGGAAATTGCGGAACGAGATTACATCTTTATTCATAGTGGTAAAAAACAGGTAAAGATTATTCTTCAGGATATATTTTATATTGAAAGTTTAAGGGAATACATTCACATTCACACCAAAACGGATACTTTTACCTTTAAAATGCCAATCAGTAAGATAGAAGCCAGTCTCAATCCAAGTATATTTACCCGTATCCATAAGTCTTATATTATTTCCAAACCTAAGATAGAGGTGAAATCAGCAACCATTGTACAGGTTAAAGGGAAAAGGCTTCCTATTGGCCGAACTTATAAGCCGTTTATTGATTTATAA
- a CDS encoding sensor histidine kinase encodes MRSNRKSKLQTHSLFWVLYFILEAYLDFYWSRYQFPNFKWQIRLQNTLILELGYLLVKIPLAYSLLYIYEKISIKKIFRYLISIFIIIVAVLGHRFFTHYIIYPYIYGVTEMLDNKQPSGYINGLVAFNSFMDLIFMVGLIFGVEITRQKNLLKEQISLLKSEKLDQELTMLKAQINPHFLFNTLNNIYGMALKKADETPDVILKLSKIMRYNICDAAEKNISIEKDIENIKDFIQIQKIRYHHLNVSLQENIDDPSLEISPLILIQFVENAFKHGVSESLGESFISIDIELRNSILMYRIENSKEEKTQIHSTKIGLKNIRRQLELLYPNHTLTVEDKSDRYIVQLNIDFNDTSSS; translated from the coding sequence TTGAGATCAAATAGAAAATCCAAATTACAGACTCATTCCCTTTTTTGGGTATTGTACTTTATACTGGAAGCTTATCTTGATTTTTATTGGTCTCGGTATCAGTTTCCTAATTTCAAATGGCAAATACGGCTTCAGAATACTCTTATTCTGGAACTAGGCTATCTTCTGGTTAAAATTCCGTTAGCCTATTCCTTATTGTATATCTATGAAAAAATATCCATCAAGAAGATTTTCAGATACTTGATTTCTATTTTCATTATTATTGTTGCGGTTTTAGGGCATCGATTTTTTACTCATTATATCATTTACCCTTATATCTATGGAGTTACAGAAATGTTAGATAATAAGCAGCCATCGGGATACATTAATGGTTTAGTAGCCTTCAATTCCTTTATGGATCTTATTTTTATGGTAGGACTTATTTTCGGGGTTGAAATTACAAGACAGAAAAATCTTTTGAAAGAGCAAATTTCCCTATTAAAATCTGAAAAGCTGGATCAGGAGCTTACCATGCTAAAAGCACAAATTAATCCTCATTTTCTGTTTAATACCTTAAACAATATCTACGGAATGGCTCTTAAAAAAGCGGATGAAACTCCTGATGTAATTCTAAAGCTTTCAAAAATTATGCGCTACAATATTTGTGATGCTGCAGAAAAGAATATTTCCATAGAAAAAGATATTGAAAATATAAAGGATTTTATCCAAATTCAAAAAATACGTTACCATCATCTGAATGTCAGTTTACAGGAAAATATAGATGATCCTTCTCTGGAAATTTCACCTCTTATTCTTATTCAATTTGTTGAAAATGCTTTCAAACATGGTGTTTCCGAAAGTTTGGGCGAATCTTTCATCTCTATTGATATCGAATTAAGAAATAGTATCCTCATGTATCGTATTGAAAATTCAAAGGAAGAAAAAACTCAAATTCATTCCACGAAAATAGGACTGAAAAATATCCGCCGACAGCTTGAACTGCTTTATCCTAACCATACATTGACTGTAGAAGATAAAAGCGACAGATATATTGTACAACTCAACATTGATTTCAATGATACATCAAGCTCTTAA
- a CDS encoding DoxX family protein, protein MKKNFFLRVALSVILLMHSVVSIFSGDVNDFGLHYLNVIGFSPIGLYLAWGIKLIHLFSVPALWFDHYIRPVAICNILIFVFGIYYVHWDNGWFVVGGGTNGIEFNILLIFCFLNLMIPEVHLRKRSQ, encoded by the coding sequence ATGAAAAAGAATTTCTTCCTTCGCGTTGCGCTATCAGTCATTTTACTGATGCATAGTGTAGTTTCTATCTTCAGTGGTGATGTCAATGATTTTGGGCTTCATTATCTGAATGTAATAGGGTTTAGTCCCATAGGTCTTTATTTGGCCTGGGGAATTAAACTTATTCATCTTTTTTCAGTTCCGGCACTTTGGTTTGATCATTATATCAGGCCTGTTGCCATTTGCAATATCCTGATCTTTGTTTTTGGAATCTATTACGTTCACTGGGATAATGGCTGGTTTGTTGTAGGAGGAGGCACCAATGGTATTGAATTTAATATTTTGCTTATTTTTTGTTTTCTGAATCTCATGATTCCTGAAGTTCATTTACGAAAAAGAAGTCAATAA